Proteins found in one Tsukamurella paurometabola DSM 20162 genomic segment:
- the nagB gene encoding glucosamine-6-phosphate deaminase produces the protein MEIVIRPTPADVALTAADIVADHVTRGPAVLGLATGSTPLATYSELIRRHTEHGLSFADCVSFNLDEYVGLPKDHPESYREVIRREFTSHIDIPDAKVEGPDGTASDLAAEGARYEAAIDAAGGVDVQLLGIGTDGHIGFNEPGSSLASLTRIKTLTTQTREDNARFFSSIDEVPIHVLTQGLGTISRAKHLLLLATGAGKAEAIEAAVEGPVAAFCPASVLQLHPHVTVVIDDAAASRLRLRDYYRHVLDNKPADQPF, from the coding sequence ATGGAAATCGTGATCCGTCCGACTCCCGCCGACGTCGCCCTCACCGCCGCCGACATCGTGGCCGACCACGTCACGCGCGGTCCCGCGGTGCTCGGCCTGGCCACCGGATCCACCCCGCTCGCCACCTACTCCGAGCTCATCCGCCGGCACACGGAGCACGGCCTGAGCTTCGCGGACTGCGTCTCGTTCAACCTCGACGAATACGTGGGGCTGCCCAAGGATCATCCGGAGAGCTACCGCGAGGTGATCCGCCGCGAGTTCACCTCGCACATCGACATCCCCGACGCGAAGGTCGAGGGGCCCGACGGCACCGCGTCCGATCTCGCTGCCGAGGGGGCGCGCTACGAGGCCGCGATCGACGCGGCAGGAGGCGTCGACGTACAGCTGTTGGGCATCGGCACCGACGGCCATATCGGCTTCAACGAGCCCGGCTCGTCGCTCGCCTCGCTCACCCGGATCAAGACCCTCACCACGCAGACCCGGGAAGACAACGCGCGCTTCTTCTCGTCGATCGACGAGGTGCCGATCCACGTGCTCACCCAGGGGCTCGGCACCATCTCCCGCGCCAAGCACCTGCTGCTGCTGGCCACCGGCGCGGGCAAGGCCGAGGCGATCGAGGCCGCGGTGGAAGGGCCCGTCGCCGCCTTCTGTCCTGCCTCGGTGCTCCAGCTGCACCCGCACGTCACCGTCGTGATCGACGATGCCGCCGCATCGCGGTTGCGCCTGCGCGACTACTACCGGCACGTGCTCGACAACAAGCCGGCGGATCAGCCGTTCTGA
- a CDS encoding TetR/AcrR family transcriptional regulator — MNNNEGMRQTTPRRGRPPSTSREEIVEHAMRLLDEHGVHGVTMKLLATEIGVSPMALYRHVDDKETLLALALDAIAEPFASMDFPDDPRERIVAAMTTVYDSLVEHPWVPEALIGPQRSGRGALHISDAAIGAAYRITGDREAALRAYRACWSLTLGTVLTHLRAKAESNEAATEWMINLLDSLPPNSAPDMRAAVQARIPPSGRDDFEASLRALLHGLFGPDQNG, encoded by the coding sequence ATGAACAACAATGAGGGCATGCGCCAGACCACACCGCGACGAGGCCGGCCGCCGAGCACCTCCCGCGAGGAGATCGTCGAGCACGCGATGCGCCTGCTCGACGAGCACGGCGTCCACGGGGTCACCATGAAACTGCTCGCGACCGAGATCGGAGTGAGTCCGATGGCTCTGTACCGACACGTCGACGACAAGGAGACGCTGCTGGCTCTCGCACTCGATGCGATCGCAGAACCGTTCGCGTCCATGGACTTTCCCGATGATCCACGCGAGCGGATCGTCGCCGCCATGACCACCGTGTACGACTCGCTCGTCGAACACCCGTGGGTACCGGAGGCCCTGATCGGCCCGCAACGCTCAGGACGCGGGGCGCTGCACATCAGCGATGCGGCGATCGGCGCGGCATATCGGATCACCGGAGACCGGGAGGCGGCACTGCGTGCCTACCGCGCCTGCTGGAGTCTCACCCTGGGCACGGTGCTGACCCATCTGCGAGCCAAGGCCGAATCGAACGAGGCCGCCACCGAGTGGATGATCAATCTGCTGGACTCCCTGCCACCGAACTCGGCGCCGGACATGCGCGCCGCGGTGCAGGCGCGGATACCGCCTTCCGGCCGAGATGATTTCGAGGCGAGCCTACGAGCCCTCCTGCACGGCCTGTTCGGCCCCGATCAGAACGGCTGA
- a CDS encoding MFS transporter → MFLGGLAQFLVAFDASVTNVALRAIRDDVHFSPQGLSWVVNAYAIAFGGLLLVGGRLSDRFGPRAVLRFGFTLFTVASLGAYACTEPWQVIVVRVLQGIGAAAIAPAALTAVAVTFTEPRMRAKAFGAVAIGASAGGAVGVVLSGIVTDALGWRTVIACGAIVSLAGLALTYAAPAPTPEADRRTDWLGGVLATGGLSVLTYGIVAATDNGWTGGRTLGWFALAALLLVVLVLVESRVPVPLVDFRVLANRSVLVPCLVLAFVVAGQFGAFYFVSLYMQMGLGYSATKTGMMFLPFCFGIIAAIAVATRLMPKIGARAVVLIGAAIASVGFLLFAPLPADGGFVRAVLIPSLVTSFGIGMTFLPLPNVATAAVAPSSAGMVSGVVNTARQLGGALGLAVLVTVAASVGGGADPAAVLPGYRVALLVSAGLVGIAVVIALALPGRAVVAAAPHSTETETASS, encoded by the coding sequence ATGTTCCTCGGTGGACTCGCGCAGTTCCTTGTGGCGTTCGACGCCTCGGTCACGAACGTCGCGCTGCGTGCCATCCGCGACGACGTGCACTTCAGCCCGCAAGGTCTGTCCTGGGTGGTCAACGCCTACGCGATAGCCTTCGGCGGCCTGCTACTGGTGGGCGGGCGGCTGTCTGATCGATTCGGTCCTCGCGCGGTGCTGCGGTTCGGGTTCACCCTCTTCACCGTGGCCTCGCTCGGCGCCTACGCCTGCACCGAGCCGTGGCAGGTGATCGTCGTGCGCGTGCTGCAGGGCATCGGGGCCGCGGCGATCGCCCCCGCTGCACTCACCGCTGTCGCAGTCACGTTCACGGAACCGAGAATGCGCGCCAAGGCTTTCGGTGCCGTGGCGATCGGTGCTTCGGCCGGTGGGGCAGTGGGTGTCGTGCTGTCGGGCATCGTCACCGATGCGCTCGGGTGGCGCACCGTGATCGCGTGTGGGGCGATCGTCTCGCTCGCCGGACTCGCGCTGACCTATGCCGCCCCCGCGCCCACGCCCGAGGCGGACCGGCGGACCGACTGGCTCGGTGGCGTCCTCGCAACAGGTGGTCTCTCGGTGCTCACCTACGGCATCGTGGCTGCCACAGACAACGGCTGGACCGGAGGTCGAACCCTCGGCTGGTTCGCGCTGGCCGCGCTGCTGCTCGTCGTCTTGGTGCTGGTGGAGAGCCGGGTTCCGGTGCCGCTGGTGGACTTCCGCGTGCTGGCGAACCGCTCGGTGCTGGTGCCCTGCCTGGTATTGGCCTTCGTGGTGGCGGGTCAGTTCGGCGCCTTCTACTTCGTCTCGTTGTACATGCAGATGGGGCTCGGCTACTCGGCGACCAAGACCGGAATGATGTTCCTGCCCTTCTGCTTCGGCATCATCGCGGCGATCGCCGTGGCCACCCGGCTGATGCCGAAGATCGGGGCGCGCGCTGTCGTGCTGATCGGTGCCGCGATCGCCAGCGTCGGATTCCTGCTCTTCGCGCCGCTGCCCGCTGACGGCGGATTCGTTCGCGCCGTGCTGATCCCGTCGCTGGTCACCTCATTCGGCATCGGTATGACCTTCCTGCCGCTGCCCAATGTCGCGACCGCCGCTGTTGCACCGTCGTCGGCCGGGATGGTGTCCGGGGTGGTGAACACGGCGCGGCAGCTCGGCGGGGCGCTCGGCCTCGCGGTCCTGGTGACCGTGGCGGCGAGCGTGGGTGGCGGGGCCGATCCCGCGGCGGTACTGCCCGGGTATCGCGTCGCACTGCTCGTCAGCGCCGGACTCGTCGGTATCGCGGTAGTGATCGCGCTGGCGCTGCCGGGGCGCGCCGTGGTCGCCGCTGCCCCCCACTCGACCGAGACGGAGACCGCCAGTAGTTAG
- a CDS encoding YbfB/YjiJ family MFS transporter codes for MNARRLGFGALAGLAAAMGLGRFVYTPILPLMQEQTGVSSSSTAVVATVNYLGYFLGALAPAIWPKLARSALLFRFSLVALVASEIAMVVAVDVPWWSVVRLLAGLASAIVFVYCAGAVAGTAAAGTAFAGVGVGIAVSGVIVVALGEVVAWRSLWLISAVATAAFGIAAWRVPPGSARATASPDGARPGVAGWSLGVSYFLEGLGYIVLGTFLVAAVAAGGQPWEGPAAWVVVGLAAAASPMLWTRLRRYRSAEYLLVVALLLQVVSAVLPALVGGPVAAGIAAVLFGGTFIGAVMLTMEAGADIGVPRSAAVLTAAYGIGQIVGPLVVAPMLGDGYRAAFLTAGGVLVVAAALAAVAGRARRPEATATSAQP; via the coding sequence GTGAATGCGCGGCGCCTGGGTTTCGGAGCATTGGCCGGACTCGCGGCCGCCATGGGATTGGGTCGGTTCGTCTATACCCCGATCCTCCCGCTCATGCAGGAACAGACCGGCGTCTCGTCCAGCTCGACCGCCGTGGTCGCCACCGTCAACTATCTCGGCTACTTCCTCGGTGCCCTCGCACCCGCGATCTGGCCGAAGCTCGCCCGCAGCGCGCTGTTGTTCCGGTTCAGCCTTGTTGCACTGGTGGCCAGCGAGATCGCTATGGTCGTCGCGGTCGACGTGCCGTGGTGGTCGGTGGTCCGATTGCTCGCGGGCCTGGCCAGTGCGATCGTGTTCGTCTATTGCGCTGGAGCGGTGGCCGGAACCGCCGCGGCGGGAACCGCATTCGCCGGTGTCGGGGTGGGGATCGCGGTATCGGGCGTGATCGTCGTGGCCCTGGGGGAGGTGGTGGCATGGCGCTCGCTGTGGCTGATCTCCGCCGTCGCGACCGCCGCCTTCGGGATCGCCGCGTGGCGGGTTCCGCCCGGCAGTGCGCGCGCCACTGCGTCGCCCGACGGTGCCCGGCCGGGTGTGGCGGGATGGTCGCTCGGCGTCAGTTACTTCTTGGAGGGGTTGGGCTACATCGTGCTCGGCACCTTCCTCGTGGCTGCCGTCGCAGCGGGCGGGCAGCCGTGGGAGGGCCCCGCCGCCTGGGTGGTCGTCGGCCTCGCCGCTGCCGCGTCGCCCATGCTCTGGACGCGGTTGCGCCGCTATCGGTCTGCCGAGTATCTGCTGGTAGTGGCGCTGCTTCTCCAGGTGGTCTCCGCGGTGCTGCCCGCCCTCGTCGGCGGCCCCGTGGCCGCGGGGATCGCGGCCGTGTTGTTCGGCGGCACCTTCATCGGTGCGGTGATGCTCACGATGGAGGCCGGTGCGGACATCGGCGTCCCGCGCTCGGCTGCGGTGCTCACCGCCGCCTACGGCATCGGGCAGATCGTGGGCCCGCTCGTGGTCGCGCCGATGCTAGGCGACGGCTACCGGGCCGCGTTCCTCACCGCGGGCGGGGTGCTCGTCGTGGCGGCGGCACTCGCGGCGGTGGCGGGCCGGGCGCGGCGGCCGGAAGCCACCGCAACCTCGGCCCAGCCGTGA
- a CDS encoding aldo/keto reductase — translation MLPTRTIGDLTVSALGLGCMGMSHAYGTPDTTESLATLHAAVDAGVTFFDTADMYGPYTNEEFLAPFVQAHRDEIVLATKFGFVMDENARPIGLDGRPERVAGCVDGSLRRLGVDVIDLYYLHRVDPQVPVEETVGAMAEQVKAGKVRALGLSEASAEDIRKAAAVHPISALQSEYSIFTRDVEEGPLQAAREVGASLVPYSPLGRGMLTGGRAATVAALRSNDFRTTIPRWQGENLKANLGLVDRIDEIAAELSTDSRTVTAAQIALAWVLAQGDDVVPIPGTTKRKNLADNLGAVNVALSADQLSALTALSAAGSRLPERTLRQRS, via the coding sequence ATGCTCCCCACTCGCACCATCGGCGATCTCACGGTTTCCGCGCTCGGCCTCGGCTGCATGGGCATGAGCCACGCCTACGGCACTCCGGATACCACCGAATCACTGGCCACTCTCCATGCCGCGGTCGACGCCGGCGTCACCTTCTTCGACACCGCCGACATGTACGGCCCGTACACGAATGAGGAGTTCCTCGCCCCGTTCGTGCAGGCGCACCGCGACGAAATCGTGCTCGCCACCAAGTTCGGCTTCGTCATGGACGAGAATGCACGGCCCATCGGCCTGGACGGCCGACCGGAGCGGGTCGCGGGCTGTGTCGACGGTTCACTGCGCCGCCTGGGGGTCGATGTGATCGACCTGTACTACCTGCATCGCGTCGATCCGCAGGTCCCGGTGGAGGAGACCGTGGGTGCGATGGCCGAGCAGGTGAAGGCCGGCAAGGTGCGCGCCCTGGGCCTATCGGAGGCATCCGCAGAAGACATCCGGAAAGCGGCTGCCGTGCACCCGATCTCGGCGCTGCAATCCGAGTACTCGATCTTCACCCGCGACGTAGAAGAGGGCCCATTACAGGCCGCCCGCGAGGTGGGCGCCTCGCTGGTCCCCTACAGCCCATTGGGCCGCGGCATGCTCACCGGCGGTCGCGCGGCCACGGTCGCGGCTCTGCGGAGCAATGATTTCCGCACCACGATCCCGCGTTGGCAGGGCGAGAACCTGAAGGCGAACCTGGGGCTGGTCGACCGGATCGACGAGATCGCCGCTGAGCTTTCGACCGACAGCCGGACGGTGACCGCCGCCCAGATCGCGCTCGCGTGGGTACTGGCCCAGGGCGACGATGTGGTGCCGATTCCCGGCACCACCAAACGCAAGAACCTGGCCGATAACCTCGGCGCCGTAAACGTGGCGCTGTCTGCGGATCAGCTCTCCGCGCTGACGGCGCTATCCGCGGCGGGCAGCCGCCTCCCGGAGCGCACGCTACGGCAACGGAGCTGA
- a CDS encoding MerR family transcriptional regulator yields the protein MVANTEELTALLGSREPLPDLGALLAGPVNDGPLTVAEMAELTGVTGHTLRYYERIGLVTVDRDGAGHRRYGPRAIGRVIFITRLRLSGMPIADITEYIRLVEAGDETVPARLALLNAHRARTAAQIEDLKYSLAVIDYKIATYGGALGDCATTPDSQEE from the coding sequence GTGGTTGCGAATACCGAGGAACTCACGGCCCTGCTCGGCTCCCGCGAGCCGCTGCCCGATCTGGGTGCGCTGCTCGCGGGACCGGTGAACGACGGTCCGCTCACCGTTGCCGAGATGGCCGAACTGACCGGCGTCACCGGGCATACGCTGCGCTATTACGAGCGGATCGGTCTGGTCACCGTCGATCGCGACGGTGCCGGGCACCGCCGGTACGGTCCGCGGGCCATCGGGCGGGTCATCTTCATCACGCGGCTTCGCCTGTCCGGCATGCCGATCGCCGATATCACCGAGTACATCCGCCTCGTGGAGGCGGGCGACGAGACGGTGCCCGCTCGACTCGCCCTGCTCAACGCCCACCGCGCCCGCACTGCGGCGCAGATCGAGGACCTCAAGTACTCGCTCGCGGTGATCGACTACAAGATCGCGACCTACGGCGGCGCCCTCGGCGACTGCGCCACGACACCCGACTCCCAGGAGGAATGA